A part of Capsicum annuum cultivar UCD-10X-F1 chromosome 6, UCD10Xv1.1, whole genome shotgun sequence genomic DNA contains:
- the LOC107855863 gene encoding uncharacterized protein LOC107855863 has protein sequence MARSIAQALKLTRPATTVAASSTGKNARLLVASRSESTQAERNAGSEEEAEALAVQRIEDAIHRIIVKRSAPDWLPFYPGASYWVPPRRSSYGVADLVQKLANTLSEEEIMSLATFRGWPSSNFYLDKEKGSMPKKEKQSEDEEA, from the exons ATGGCCCGCTCCATCGCACAAGCCCTAAAACTGACCCGACCCGCTACCACGGTCGCCGCCTCATCCACCGGCAAAAATGCTCGTCTTCTAGTAGCTTCTAGAAGCGAGTCGACTCAGGCGGAGAGGAACGCCGGATCTGAAGAGGAAGCGGAGGCGCTGGCGGTGCAGAGGATTGAGGATGCGATTCATCGGATTATAGTGAAGAGATCGGCGCCTGATTGGCTTCCTTTTTATCCCGGTGCTTCTTATTGGGTCCCACCTCGAAGGAGCTCCTATGGTGTTGCGGATCTTGTTCAGAAGTTAGCTAATACGCTTAGTGAAGAGGAGATTATGTCGCTTGCTACTTTCCGGGGCTGGCCTTCCTCGAATTTTTATCTTGATAAAG AGAAGGGTAGTATGCCCAAAAAAGAAAAGCAGTCAGAGGACGAGGAAGCTTAA
- the LOC107855850 gene encoding uncharacterized protein LOC107855850: MALRNLYKEIKGLKVKEVPAHLKPMLSIGYAKNAIRKGLDNYHAKYIETSSVDPLLHVCFGGMIFSYLVALPEERRHLEHKQHGGH; encoded by the coding sequence ATGGCGTTGAGAAACTTATACAAGGAGATAAAGGGCTTGAAGGTGAAGGAGGTTCCggcgcaccttaagccgatgttgTCAATCGGTTATGCGAAGAACGCTATTAGAAAGGGATTGGATAATTACCATGCTAAGTACATTGAAACTAGCTCCGTTGATCCTCTTCTTCATGTATGCTTTGGTGGCATGATATTCTCTTACCTTGTTGCTCTTCCTGAAGAGCGACGTCACCTCGAGCACAAACAACATGGCGGACATTGA
- the LOC107855849 gene encoding uncharacterized protein LOC107855849 yields the protein MYLNSFGNNMKNHLQLRRYYYSLFLVLLLLFIIISFHYTVGSVGDGQAEEEQLQEQQLHMKSRTPIIETVKRLFSSPQTSTNYWNKFESLVRQGKAYFYPPTLDFRDNQEARAREERVATGERVKEAVLKSLDKSKAALEESAKSAARLAGDAVQKTTDKMKRTFSFGDRDPEHQADEL from the exons ATGTATCTCAACTCATTTGGCAACAACATGAAGAATCATCTTCAACTTAGGCGTTACTACTATTCTTTGTTCCTtgtcttattgttgttgtttattatcATATCCTTCCACTACACTGTTGGCAGTGTTGGAGATGGACAAGCAGAAGAAGAGCAGCTTCAAGAACAACAACTCCATATGAAGAGTAGGACTCCCATTATAGAGACCGTCAAGAGATTGTTTTCTTCCCCTCAAACTTCAACTAATTATTGGAACAAATTTGAATCACTAGTCAGACAAGGCAAGGCCTACTTCTACCCTCCAACACTAGA TTTCAGAGATAATCAAGAAGCACGGGCAAGGGAGGAAAGGGTAGCAACAGGTGAAAGGGTGAAAGAAGCAGTCCTGAAGAGCCTTGACAAGAGTAAAGCGGCCTTAGAAGAATCCGCCAAATCAGCTGCTAGATTAGCGGGGGACGCAGTGCAGAAGACTACGGATAAGATGAAAAGAACATTCTCTTTTGGAGATAGAGACCCTGAACACCAAGCAGATGAGCTCTGA